The proteins below are encoded in one region of Bifidobacterium catenulatum DSM 16992 = JCM 1194 = LMG 11043:
- a CDS encoding nucleoside hydrolase, with product MTRLILDVDTGIDDALALAYLATFDTVDVLGVIGTYGNVSVDTAVRNTSYVLERLGFRHIPVIRGSSHPSWARCFIPDAGCAQFHGTDGLGGFGPARDSSSSNTAFPDNFSDNSGSDTVFSRNYRSLISVGGYALDDVHANPAVDSFELSLTTDSASSIHADDSSADSVSEGVRFIIDQVRAYGFDVAVVATGPLTDIDAAIAAAPDIAGKLKLVMMGGTLTQEGNCWDLTAETNIIQDPEAADRVLHSGADITMVGLDVTHQCLMGSDATCTWREAANADTLGGSAGNSNAASARTASSDSSPSASDVRVFLADMADFSIAANYKADARLFSQGMPLHDPLAAAVAVDPSLVTCINLPMKVELETGDFHGTRGRTIGDPAGLIDPNAPRIHVALQVDSHRFVSDFTTRIKSLQ from the coding sequence ATGACACGACTGATTCTTGATGTGGACACCGGTATCGACGATGCGCTGGCGTTGGCATATCTTGCGACGTTCGACACTGTTGACGTGCTCGGCGTGATCGGCACGTACGGCAACGTTTCCGTCGACACTGCGGTTCGCAATACTTCGTATGTGCTGGAACGGTTGGGGTTTCGGCACATTCCAGTGATACGTGGATCGTCGCATCCTTCATGGGCTCGGTGTTTCATTCCGGATGCAGGTTGTGCACAGTTTCACGGCACGGATGGATTGGGAGGATTCGGCCCGGCTCGCGATAGTTCGTCTTCGAATACTGCATTTCCAGATAATTTTTCGGATAATTCCGGTTCCGATACTGTTTTTTCTCGCAATTACCGTAGTCTGATTTCCGTTGGCGGATATGCGTTGGATGATGTTCATGCGAATCCTGCGGTTGATTCGTTTGAATTGTCACTTACTACGGATTCGGCTTCTTCTATTCATGCTGATGATTCTTCCGCCGATTCGGTTTCCGAAGGCGTGCGGTTCATTATTGATCAGGTTCGCGCTTATGGTTTCGACGTCGCTGTGGTTGCGACTGGTCCGCTGACCGATATTGATGCTGCGATCGCGGCCGCACCGGATATTGCCGGCAAACTCAAACTGGTGATGATGGGCGGCACGTTGACGCAGGAAGGCAACTGTTGGGATCTGACTGCGGAAACGAACATCATTCAGGATCCGGAAGCCGCAGATCGCGTGCTCCATTCCGGTGCCGACATCACCATGGTCGGCTTGGACGTAACGCATCAATGCCTGATGGGTTCCGATGCGACCTGTACTTGGCGTGAAGCAGCGAATGCTGACACACTTGGTGGTTCAGCAGGTAATTCGAATGCAGCTTCAGCTCGAACCGCGAGTTCAGACTCAAGCCCATCTGCTTCCGATGTGCGCGTATTCCTCGCTGACATGGCTGATTTCTCCATTGCCGCGAATTATAAAGCCGATGCACGCCTGTTTTCTCAAGGCATGCCTTTGCATGATCCGCTGGCCGCAGCCGTCGCCGTGGATCCGTCACTAGTGACCTGCATTAATCTGCCAATGAAAGTCGAACTCGAAACCGGCGATTTTCACGGCACACGAGGTCGAACCATCGGCGATCCCGCCGGCTTAATCGACCCCAACGCCCCTCGCATCCACGTGGCCCTTCAAGTCGATTCCCACCGTTTCGTCTCCGACTTCACCACCCGCATCAAGTCTCTGCAGTAA
- a CDS encoding DivIVA domain-containing protein, producing MAQEPESERNASGVARTSKRKWGYDSEQVDAFLERAHMLYEGEGAQLTQHDIQNVSFDLVKGGYVIAQVDAALARLERAVVDKQTTWEISQHGRVAWKAQTETLFSQLDAHSKREHGERFKPGEGKDPSYDRKQVDRIVDQCLTKAAGELGVEEVSEDDAEKLVDLNSQTVANVIFTQRKGKRGYDERQVDYYLNECVQLLTRLESYARVADFVGEPSESAMAAVNPSATSLASQETQVVSPLFAVPAVSAEPIAQPAQVQNSTDSFDALNKAEREIFTTPATSPVSIPAAQTAAPTHAPVVPPVFQPTISTPPAPVTPAAPVTPEPQAAPVAPAAPEQSLAHLFKASNAVAEEPSSAGTETEAFNPLSDDDTPSYDAPSAPAAPVIPDTPVVHQPEESHGINIAPDSSLAALAQMAQNIDAPNPVEDTFTPRMPSLSTPNLPQVNTESINLGTLPTVPPSFTPEPATSADHSTTATPVESAKPTVEEKKNETKPATNPMFGPTNSNLDVDIPDLSFPSFD from the coding sequence ATGGCGCAGGAACCTGAATCCGAGAGAAACGCATCGGGGGTCGCTCGTACTTCGAAGCGCAAGTGGGGGTACGATTCCGAACAGGTGGACGCTTTTCTTGAGCGTGCGCACATGCTATACGAAGGTGAGGGAGCGCAACTCACCCAGCATGATATTCAAAATGTTTCTTTCGATTTGGTCAAGGGCGGTTACGTGATCGCTCAGGTAGACGCGGCCCTTGCCCGGCTGGAGCGTGCCGTGGTAGATAAGCAGACCACATGGGAGATTTCGCAGCATGGACGCGTGGCGTGGAAGGCACAGACCGAAACCCTGTTCAGTCAGCTTGACGCTCACTCCAAACGTGAGCACGGCGAACGTTTCAAGCCGGGAGAAGGCAAAGACCCGAGCTATGACCGCAAGCAGGTGGATCGCATCGTCGATCAGTGCCTGACGAAGGCCGCTGGCGAACTCGGCGTGGAGGAAGTGTCGGAAGACGATGCCGAGAAGCTCGTCGATCTGAACTCCCAGACCGTGGCGAATGTGATCTTCACCCAACGCAAGGGCAAGCGCGGCTATGACGAGCGTCAGGTGGATTATTACCTGAACGAATGCGTGCAGCTGCTGACCAGACTCGAATCCTATGCGCGTGTGGCCGACTTCGTGGGCGAGCCCTCCGAAAGCGCGATGGCCGCAGTAAATCCGTCCGCAACCAGTCTGGCATCCCAAGAGACGCAGGTGGTCTCGCCGCTATTCGCCGTTCCAGCCGTTTCCGCAGAACCTATTGCGCAGCCCGCTCAGGTTCAAAACAGCACTGACTCCTTCGACGCTTTGAATAAGGCGGAACGTGAAATTTTTACCACGCCTGCAACGTCCCCGGTGAGCATTCCGGCCGCGCAGACCGCTGCGCCGACGCATGCTCCTGTGGTTCCGCCTGTGTTCCAGCCAACCATCAGCACCCCGCCGGCTCCGGTAACTCCGGCAGCTCCTGTAACGCCGGAACCTCAGGCTGCTCCGGTTGCTCCAGCAGCTCCGGAACAGTCGTTGGCACACCTGTTCAAAGCGTCCAATGCGGTTGCCGAGGAGCCATCTTCCGCAGGAACGGAAACCGAAGCGTTCAATCCGCTTTCCGATGATGACACGCCGAGCTATGATGCTCCGTCCGCGCCTGCGGCTCCTGTGATTCCAGACACTCCGGTCGTGCATCAGCCAGAAGAGTCTCACGGCATCAACATCGCTCCTGATTCTTCGTTGGCTGCCTTGGCGCAGATGGCTCAGAACATCGACGCTCCCAATCCGGTCGAAGACACGTTTACCCCGCGCATGCCAAGCCTGTCGACGCCGAACCTTCCGCAGGTTAATACCGAATCGATCAATCTCGGAACCTTGCCGACCGTCCCGCCCTCCTTCACACCGGAACCAGCAACCTCCGCAGATCACTCGACAACGGCAACTCCCGTTGAATCGGCGAAGCCGACAGTGGAAGAGAAGAAGAACGAAACCAAGCCGGCAACCAATCCGATGTTCGGACCGACCAACAGCAATCTGGATGTCGACATTCCCGACCTGTCGTTCCCCTCTTTTGACTAA
- the dxr gene encoding 1-deoxy-D-xylulose-5-phosphate reductoisomerase — protein sequence MQTSTVVILGSTGSIGTQGLDVISRHLDRFDVVGLAAGGSHVELLAQQAARFHVSKVAVFKESAAKALREALEQAGAGNVEITAGPEAVVAMAGSGADVVLNGITGSIGLEPSIAALQAGSQLALANKESVVAGGHLLFDAQVRAQQINPVDSEHSAIWQSLRSGTHGEVSKLVVTASGGPFRGWKREQMTDITPEQALNHPTWNMGPVVTINSSTLMNKGLEVIEASRLFDMPPSRIDVTVHPQSIVHSMVEFRDGATIAQASPPDMRLPIALGLSAPERLGNIAVACDWTKAATWTFEPLDDEAFPAVSLARHCLEASEKHTAVLNAANEQAVHAFLEHRLPYLGIVDTVREVLDEMDAELRGNPLFASVEEMSQLELEARHRADNLINK from the coding sequence ATGCAAACCTCAACCGTAGTCATTCTCGGATCCACCGGATCCATCGGCACCCAAGGCCTTGACGTCATCTCCCGCCATCTTGACCGCTTCGACGTGGTCGGACTTGCCGCAGGTGGCTCCCACGTGGAACTTCTGGCCCAGCAGGCGGCACGATTCCATGTCTCAAAAGTCGCTGTTTTCAAAGAAAGTGCGGCAAAAGCACTACGTGAGGCATTAGAACAAGCCGGCGCAGGCAATGTGGAAATCACAGCCGGACCAGAGGCTGTGGTCGCCATGGCCGGATCCGGAGCCGACGTGGTATTGAACGGCATCACCGGATCCATTGGACTTGAACCTTCCATCGCGGCGCTGCAGGCAGGATCGCAGTTGGCACTCGCCAACAAGGAATCCGTAGTGGCCGGTGGGCATTTGCTGTTCGACGCGCAAGTGCGTGCCCAGCAGATCAATCCGGTCGATTCCGAACATTCCGCCATCTGGCAGTCGTTGCGTTCAGGCACGCACGGTGAAGTGTCGAAGCTGGTTGTCACCGCTTCGGGCGGGCCGTTCCGCGGTTGGAAACGCGAGCAGATGACCGATATCACACCGGAACAGGCGTTGAACCACCCCACTTGGAATATGGGTCCGGTGGTGACCATCAACTCGTCCACACTGATGAACAAGGGACTTGAAGTCATTGAGGCGAGTCGTCTGTTCGACATGCCTCCGAGCCGCATTGACGTGACCGTGCATCCGCAGTCTATCGTGCACTCCATGGTGGAATTCCGCGACGGTGCCACCATTGCGCAGGCTTCGCCGCCTGATATGCGCCTGCCGATCGCGCTTGGACTGTCCGCTCCGGAACGACTTGGCAATATCGCGGTGGCATGCGATTGGACAAAAGCCGCGACTTGGACGTTCGAACCGCTCGACGATGAGGCGTTCCCCGCGGTGAGCTTGGCTCGACACTGCCTGGAAGCTTCCGAAAAGCATACGGCCGTGTTGAACGCTGCCAACGAGCAGGCTGTCCATGCCTTCCTTGAACATCGTCTGCCATATCTCGGCATCGTCGATACCGTCAGAGAAGTGTTGGACGAAATGGACGCGGAGCTGCGTGGCAATCCGCTCTTCGCTTCCGTGGAGGAAATGAGCCAACTCGAGCTGGAAGCTCGCCATCGTGCCGACAACCTGATAAACAAGTAA
- a CDS encoding ABC transporter permease produces the protein MAASHVQYVHSEHAQSVISRYFSTVLSICRRSIPTVIAVVLLLAVWETWVRIGNVPSTMIAAPSEIAQATVETWSTLWPATQVTLIEGTIGFLFAVLFGILIGILLYCSRIANAALFPLLSAAQTMPLISIAPLFLIWFGFEISGKIVIVTVFGLFPIAVQTIRGLEAVPQFYSDVALTCGATKTWTLWHVKLRVAARQIYGGIRVSGAYIFATAATAEYLGARKGLGIWLQAAYNSFRTPLIFSATLVIIVITGILMCLVNLSERVLLGPTSDDEDPDAQQ, from the coding sequence ATGGCGGCTTCGCACGTTCAATACGTACACTCTGAGCATGCTCAGTCAGTAATCTCACGATATTTCTCCACTGTTTTGAGCATCTGCAGGCGCAGCATTCCCACAGTCATCGCAGTAGTGTTGCTGTTGGCGGTTTGGGAGACGTGGGTTCGTATCGGCAATGTGCCCAGCACTATGATTGCCGCGCCGAGCGAAATCGCGCAGGCCACCGTCGAAACCTGGTCGACGTTATGGCCCGCCACCCAAGTCACCCTGATTGAAGGCACCATCGGTTTTCTGTTCGCCGTACTGTTCGGCATTCTTATCGGCATATTGTTGTACTGTTCGCGCATTGCGAACGCCGCCTTGTTCCCGTTACTTTCGGCCGCGCAGACCATGCCGTTGATTTCCATCGCTCCCCTGTTCTTGATTTGGTTCGGTTTTGAAATTTCCGGAAAAATCGTGATCGTAACAGTATTCGGCTTATTCCCGATTGCAGTGCAGACGATTCGCGGTCTTGAAGCGGTCCCCCAGTTTTATTCGGATGTTGCGCTGACTTGTGGTGCCACGAAAACATGGACACTGTGGCATGTGAAGTTGCGTGTTGCCGCTCGTCAGATTTATGGCGGTATCCGCGTTTCCGGCGCATACATTTTCGCCACTGCTGCCACCGCAGAATATTTGGGTGCACGCAAGGGTCTTGGCATTTGGCTGCAGGCCGCCTACAACTCGTTCCGTACGCCGTTGATTTTTTCGGCAACGCTTGTCATCATCGTCATCACTGGCATTTTGATGTGCCTAGTGAATCTCAGCGAACGCGTGCTGCTCGGCCCTACCAGCGACGACGAGGATCCAGACGCCCAGCAGTGA
- a CDS encoding ABC transporter substrate-binding protein, with protein MKNSIFSKAITILGAIAMLVGVTACGQSNDSTKATTDGNGLKKVTFMLSWAPDTNHIGVYVAKNKGYFKQAGLDVDIVAVAQAGAEQAVNNGMADFALSNLTNVGTYTLKGAKIKQVLQVQQKPSAIWCSLASNTSIKSPKDFDGKTFATFGSNESDAVIRRMIQTDGGKGTFDKVTVGTSTFQTLSSGKADFGGFYATWEGVQADMYGPKLNCFTEPDYGVPGDADTIGIITNTKTISSNPDLVRKFTQAAKKGYEYAYSHPDDAAEILVKEAPDANLKPAFVKKSMKTIVDGQYWGDPAKINDGSFVFGTNDTKGAQQYFDFIAEENAYTDSHGKVVHTAPQAKDLATDEFLK; from the coding sequence ATGAAGAACAGCATCTTCAGCAAAGCAATCACGATCCTCGGCGCAATCGCCATGCTTGTCGGCGTGACCGCATGCGGGCAAAGCAACGACTCCACGAAGGCCACGACCGACGGCAACGGCCTGAAAAAAGTGACGTTCATGCTCTCTTGGGCGCCCGACACCAATCATATCGGCGTGTACGTAGCCAAAAACAAGGGCTACTTCAAGCAGGCTGGGCTTGACGTGGACATCGTTGCCGTGGCACAGGCCGGCGCCGAACAGGCCGTGAACAACGGCATGGCCGACTTCGCCCTATCCAACCTCACCAATGTGGGCACATACACGCTGAAAGGCGCAAAAATCAAGCAGGTGCTGCAGGTACAGCAGAAACCAAGCGCCATCTGGTGCTCGCTTGCATCGAACACTTCGATCAAGTCTCCGAAGGACTTCGACGGCAAGACTTTCGCCACGTTCGGCTCGAACGAATCTGACGCGGTGATCCGCCGCATGATCCAGACCGATGGCGGCAAGGGCACGTTCGACAAAGTGACGGTCGGCACATCCACGTTCCAGACGCTGTCGAGCGGCAAAGCCGATTTCGGCGGATTCTACGCCACTTGGGAAGGCGTGCAAGCAGATATGTACGGTCCGAAACTCAATTGCTTCACCGAACCCGATTATGGCGTGCCGGGCGATGCGGACACCATCGGCATCATCACCAACACCAAAACCATCTCCTCCAATCCGGATCTGGTGAGGAAGTTCACGCAGGCTGCCAAAAAAGGATACGAATACGCCTACTCGCACCCGGACGATGCCGCTGAAATCCTTGTAAAGGAAGCTCCAGACGCGAATCTCAAGCCGGCTTTCGTCAAGAAGAGCATGAAGACCATCGTGGATGGCCAGTATTGGGGCGATCCAGCCAAGATCAATGATGGCTCGTTCGTGTTCGGCACCAACGACACGAAGGGGGCACAGCAATACTTTGATTTCATCGCCGAAGAAAATGCCTACACCGACTCGCATGGCAAAGTGGTGCATACCGCTCCGCAAGCCAAGGATCTTGCCACCGACGAATTCCTGAAATAA
- a CDS encoding isoprenyl transferase yields MAFENVDYKSLDIPAAPFSDPSIIPDFPKNKVPRHIGVIMDGNGRWAQQRGLIRTDGHQAAEPVVFDTIAGAIEAGVRYLSLYTFSTENWKRSPQEVRFLMGFSRDIIHRRVEQMNEWGVRVRWSGRRPKLWKSVIDELEKAQERTKNNTIIDVVFCLNYGGRAEIADACAAIAKEVRDGKISGDRVTEKMIAEHLYNPDIPDCDLVIRTSGEQRTSNFLPWEAAYAELDFVPELFPDCGRDVLWRSIDHYIHRDRRFGGVKK; encoded by the coding sequence ATGGCTTTTGAGAACGTGGATTACAAGTCCCTTGACATTCCGGCGGCACCATTTTCTGACCCGTCGATTATTCCTGATTTTCCGAAGAACAAGGTTCCGCGCCATATCGGCGTGATTATGGACGGCAATGGTCGTTGGGCGCAGCAGCGTGGGCTGATTCGCACCGACGGGCATCAGGCTGCCGAACCGGTGGTGTTCGACACCATCGCAGGTGCCATCGAAGCCGGTGTGCGCTACCTGTCGCTGTATACGTTCTCCACTGAGAATTGGAAACGCAGCCCGCAGGAAGTGCGCTTCCTGATGGGCTTCTCGCGTGACATTATCCACCGTCGTGTGGAGCAGATGAACGAGTGGGGCGTGCGTGTGCGCTGGTCTGGCCGCCGTCCGAAACTATGGAAATCCGTTATCGACGAATTGGAAAAAGCACAGGAACGTACCAAAAACAACACGATCATCGACGTGGTGTTCTGCCTGAATTACGGCGGACGTGCCGAAATCGCGGATGCTTGCGCGGCAATCGCAAAAGAAGTGCGTGACGGAAAGATCTCCGGCGATCGCGTAACGGAAAAAATGATTGCCGAACACCTGTACAATCCCGATATCCCTGATTGCGATTTGGTGATTCGTACTTCCGGCGAACAGCGCACGTCGAACTTCCTGCCGTGGGAAGCAGCATATGCCGAACTTGATTTCGTGCCGGAACTGTTCCCCGATTGCGGTCGAGACGTGCTATGGCGTTCGATCGACCACTACATTCACCGCGACCGTCGTTTCGGCGGCGTCAAAAAGTAG
- the recO gene encoding DNA repair protein RecO — MPLYQDEGVVLRTVKLGEADRIVTLLTRDHGKIRAVAKGVRRTKSRFGGRLEPFMRVSLLIAEGRSLDVISQAESVSAYARGICTDFKAYTAANVICETADKLVVTEHERSVAQYRLVLGALNALSKHAHEAAVIGDSYVMRALAIAGWTPRLRACVVCGDPISADRTWFFSISAGGLMCSTDHIRESFDVSWNAICQLQALVDGDWGELDGTALFSETRQMVEKWGEYYLERPIRSMRLLD, encoded by the coding sequence ATGCCGTTGTATCAGGACGAGGGCGTGGTCTTGCGCACCGTCAAACTTGGCGAAGCTGATCGTATCGTCACTTTGCTGACACGCGACCATGGCAAAATCCGTGCCGTCGCCAAAGGCGTGCGCCGAACCAAATCGCGTTTCGGAGGTCGTTTGGAGCCTTTCATGCGTGTCTCGTTGCTTATTGCGGAGGGACGTTCGCTTGATGTGATTTCCCAAGCCGAGTCGGTGTCGGCGTATGCGAGAGGCATCTGCACCGATTTCAAGGCGTATACCGCAGCGAATGTGATTTGCGAAACCGCTGACAAGCTGGTGGTGACGGAGCATGAGCGTTCCGTGGCGCAGTATCGGCTGGTGTTGGGAGCATTGAATGCTCTTTCCAAGCATGCGCATGAGGCTGCTGTGATTGGCGATTCCTACGTGATGCGTGCTCTTGCGATCGCTGGTTGGACGCCGCGTTTGCGTGCCTGCGTGGTGTGCGGGGATCCGATTTCTGCTGATCGTACATGGTTTTTCTCGATTTCCGCGGGCGGACTGATGTGTTCGACCGATCATATTCGTGAATCGTTTGACGTTTCGTGGAATGCGATCTGCCAGTTGCAGGCGCTTGTAGATGGCGATTGGGGAGAGCTGGACGGCACGGCGTTGTTTTCGGAAACCCGCCAAATGGTGGAAAAATGGGGCGAATACTATTTGGAACGTCCGATTCGTTCCATGCGCTTGCTAGATTAG
- a CDS encoding alpha/beta hydrolase family protein encodes MNGVSDQERQSVMSSGEIQSSQWTRSKRLMVSLPIFIILLGILVSVSNLTASSWNYEPTGQTIETLASDTSVTFDNPSGKTPAEQGDYEVTQRYVTIDAKQPSTGEIQHIKVLIREPKGAGNSRPGVVFMHGAGYGTCDNSFGDMALALSSAGFVTAVPDKPVWSTNDATRDYPGSAAIYDQVINMLRDFDNVDASNVGIYATSESTWISSYLLGRDPDVAFQVLLSPMVYSPRYSLGFLAAQDFALVGAHDGYQSIVRRAFNIDAELFGLTNLDLDTLNPQAYSIPTLVAYGTKDVMTAQVEGTEKIIDMAHKAGNWDVTVRTYPIANHVLRLGDESNNGTPFADAYVDDVISWAVGTTQGLEQTSERVAGTNLYQSIAVPSELRANSGLTIYLVVLHASMVLLLLVIGVLWLIVFVRKIWARAHRRRYVLGLRPVFKNALITLAVATMATFVLFGAGLGEVVMGVVKLAWGGAPAENPGMMYWSWPVIQMVCVVVVWAWSRVFMRLIEEATNRGLAQWPPRKGVIGAIVSGRQPVLASTRFGRVMFWITAVTMLYVLLVFAFWGLFIY; translated from the coding sequence ATGAACGGCGTGTCAGATCAGGAACGTCAGTCAGTCATGTCCAGCGGGGAAATCCAATCCAGCCAGTGGACGAGAAGCAAACGACTGATGGTCAGTCTGCCCATTTTTATCATATTGTTGGGCATTCTGGTATCGGTATCCAATCTGACGGCATCATCATGGAATTACGAGCCGACCGGGCAAACCATCGAAACGTTGGCTTCCGACACGTCCGTGACCTTCGACAATCCTTCGGGCAAAACCCCTGCCGAACAAGGTGATTACGAAGTGACGCAACGATATGTCACCATCGATGCCAAACAACCGTCAACTGGTGAAATCCAACATATCAAAGTGCTGATCCGTGAGCCGAAAGGCGCAGGAAATAGTCGGCCTGGCGTGGTGTTCATGCATGGAGCAGGCTATGGCACATGCGACAACTCCTTCGGAGACATGGCGCTTGCGCTCTCATCCGCGGGTTTCGTGACGGCCGTGCCTGACAAGCCGGTGTGGTCCACCAACGATGCGACTCGTGACTATCCAGGCTCCGCAGCCATCTACGATCAGGTCATCAACATGTTGCGTGATTTCGACAACGTTGACGCTTCGAATGTTGGCATTTACGCGACTTCCGAAAGCACATGGATTTCCTCATACCTGCTTGGGCGAGATCCTGATGTGGCGTTCCAAGTGCTGTTGAGCCCAATGGTGTATTCGCCACGATATTCGTTGGGATTCCTTGCAGCGCAGGATTTCGCGCTGGTCGGAGCGCATGATGGATACCAGTCCATTGTGCGTCGCGCGTTCAACATCGATGCGGAATTGTTCGGCCTGACCAATCTCGACCTCGACACGTTGAATCCTCAAGCCTATTCCATTCCCACGCTTGTGGCGTACGGCACCAAAGATGTGATGACAGCGCAGGTGGAAGGCACGGAGAAAATCATCGATATGGCGCATAAGGCGGGCAATTGGGACGTGACCGTGCGCACATATCCGATCGCCAACCATGTGCTCCGGCTCGGCGACGAGTCCAACAACGGCACTCCGTTCGCCGATGCCTACGTGGATGATGTGATCAGTTGGGCCGTCGGTACCACGCAAGGACTGGAACAGACCAGCGAACGTGTAGCCGGCACCAACCTGTACCAGTCGATCGCGGTTCCATCGGAATTGCGGGCGAATAGTGGGCTGACCATCTATCTGGTGGTGTTGCATGCCAGCATGGTGCTGTTGCTACTGGTGATCGGCGTACTGTGGTTGATTGTATTCGTACGTAAGATTTGGGCGCGTGCGCATCGACGTCGATATGTGTTGGGGCTGAGACCTGTGTTCAAAAACGCGTTGATTACGCTTGCCGTTGCCACCATGGCCACTTTTGTGCTGTTTGGTGCAGGATTGGGCGAAGTGGTTATGGGCGTGGTCAAGCTAGCGTGGGGTGGCGCTCCCGCCGAGAATCCAGGCATGATGTATTGGAGTTGGCCGGTTATCCAAATGGTGTGCGTTGTTGTGGTGTGGGCGTGGTCCCGCGTGTTCATGCGTCTTATCGAGGAGGCGACGAATCGTGGTCTTGCACAATGGCCACCGCGTAAGGGGGTTATAGGCGCGATTGTGAGTGGTCGCCAGCCGGTGCTCGCGTCGACGCGATTCGGACGTGTGATGTTTTGGATTACGGCGGTCACCATGCTGTATGTGCTGTTGGTATTCGCGTTCTGGGGATTGTTTATTTACTGA
- the ispG gene encoding flavodoxin-dependent (E)-4-hydroxy-3-methylbut-2-enyl-diphosphate synthase, with amino-acid sequence MPEIEKPFRKTGEAAISESPLHPRRKSHRIMVGPVPVGGGAPISVQSMTNTLTANVPATLQQIAELTAAGCDIVRVAVPSQDDADALPEIVKKSPIPVIADIHFQSKYVFQAIDAGCAAVRVNPGNIRKFDEVGPSICKAATDAGISLRIGVNAGSLDKELYAKYGGPTPEALVASAMKEARMFEDVGFHDFKISVKHHDVITMVETYRLLASKGDWPLHLGVTEAGPAWQGTIKSCLAFGALLAEGIGDTIRVSLSAPPVEEVKVGCKLLEYMGLRPRKFDIISCPSCGRSQVDVIQLANAVTEGLKDVTAPIRVAVMGCIVNGPGEAREADLGVASGNGKGQIFIKGKVIQTVPEDQIVETLLAKAQEIAAQMEADGQVPVNATGPVVVPVTQGNC; translated from the coding sequence ATGCCAGAAATCGAAAAGCCGTTCCGTAAAACCGGTGAGGCAGCCATCAGCGAAAGCCCATTGCATCCGCGCCGCAAGTCCCACCGCATCATGGTCGGACCGGTACCGGTAGGTGGGGGAGCCCCAATTTCGGTGCAATCCATGACCAACACGCTGACCGCCAATGTGCCCGCAACATTGCAGCAGATCGCCGAACTGACCGCAGCCGGATGCGACATCGTGCGCGTGGCCGTGCCAAGCCAGGATGATGCCGACGCACTGCCGGAAATCGTGAAGAAATCGCCGATTCCGGTAATCGCCGATATTCATTTTCAAAGCAAATACGTGTTTCAGGCTATTGATGCGGGCTGTGCCGCGGTGCGCGTGAATCCGGGCAACATTCGCAAATTCGATGAGGTTGGTCCCTCCATCTGCAAGGCCGCCACTGATGCGGGCATTTCGTTACGCATCGGCGTGAACGCGGGCTCGCTCGATAAGGAACTGTATGCGAAATATGGCGGCCCGACGCCGGAAGCGTTGGTTGCGTCTGCCATGAAGGAAGCGCGCATGTTTGAAGACGTCGGCTTCCATGATTTCAAGATTTCCGTCAAACATCATGATGTGATCACTATGGTGGAGACGTACCGTCTGCTCGCGTCCAAAGGCGATTGGCCGCTGCATCTCGGCGTTACCGAGGCGGGTCCCGCATGGCAGGGTACGATCAAAAGCTGTCTTGCATTTGGTGCGCTGCTGGCTGAAGGTATTGGAGATACGATTCGTGTTTCACTGTCCGCACCGCCCGTCGAAGAAGTGAAAGTCGGCTGCAAACTGCTGGAATACATGGGATTGCGCCCGCGTAAGTTTGATATTATATCCTGCCCGAGCTGCGGCCGTTCCCAGGTTGACGTGATTCAGCTGGCTAATGCCGTGACCGAAGGATTGAAGGACGTGACCGCGCCGATTCGTGTGGCCGTGATGGGTTGTATCGTGAACGGTCCAGGTGAGGCACGCGAAGCCGATCTGGGTGTGGCATCCGGCAACGGCAAGGGGCAGATTTTCATCAAGGGCAAGGTTATTCAGACCGTTCCCGAAGATCAGATTGTGGAAACGTTGCTGGCCAAAGCGCAGGAAATTGCCGCACAGATGGAAGCGGACGGGCAAGTGCCAGTCAATGCCACCGGCCCTGTAGTGGTGCCGGTGACACAGGGTAATTGCTGA